The following proteins are co-located in the Sulfitobacter guttiformis genome:
- a CDS encoding extracellular solute-binding protein — protein sequence MTFTANVLNRRRPASKLLAALAVSAWTAVWGGAVGAQSESTQTESTMVSSHGYSFYGNLTYPADYPHFSYVNPDAPKGGEISISTLGTFDSMNPYSRKGRGGALSTVMYESLLGEGVGGESAPADVYSEYYCLLCESLEYPESKDWVVFHMRPEAKFSNGDPVTAYDIEFSHNLLLEQGLKSYADYVRRQIPKVEVIDDHTIKFYFTEGISRRSLIEQVGGVPAWSKKWYEESGARLDESRLNISPGSGAYMVETVDVNRRIVYQRNPDYWGNDLPFNVGRNNFDRIRVEYFGDENSAFEAFKSGEYTFRNEGNSKQWATAYNFPKVADGFVVKEEIPDGSPPTPTGIVFNLGREVLQDKRVREAVALAFNFEWTNESLQYGLFKQRASFTQGTPLMAMDAPTGAEFELLQSLGDVVPPAVLTEGVRMPHISAADRLLDRRNARAAFKLLDEAGWAVGTDGKRRNKADEPLRLSFLLDSSGSATLSAVVENFISNLQDFGIEAVLEKVDSSQYTSRKREMDYDLIYDQYAAFLGTGTGLAQRYGSEAATEGLFNPAALASPMVDAIIDASLAAQTREQEQAAMTALDRALRYEFIMIPAWYNGVHWTAYYDQYGHPADQPAYALGYLDFWWYDAEKAEKLRSAGALR from the coding sequence ATGACGTTCACCGCCAATGTCCTGAATCGCCGAAGACCGGCATCGAAATTGTTGGCGGCATTGGCTGTGTCAGCTTGGACTGCTGTCTGGGGAGGTGCGGTAGGTGCGCAAAGCGAGAGCACACAGACCGAGAGTACTATGGTCTCCAGTCATGGTTATTCGTTTTACGGCAATCTGACCTATCCTGCGGATTATCCGCATTTTAGCTACGTGAACCCTGACGCGCCCAAGGGCGGGGAGATTTCCATTTCGACGTTGGGGACGTTTGATTCGATGAACCCTTATTCCCGCAAGGGGCGTGGCGGCGCGTTGAGCACAGTCATGTACGAGAGCCTGCTCGGAGAGGGTGTCGGCGGCGAATCTGCGCCTGCTGATGTTTATTCCGAATATTACTGCCTGCTGTGCGAGAGCCTTGAATACCCCGAGAGCAAGGATTGGGTGGTCTTCCACATGCGCCCCGAGGCCAAATTTTCCAACGGCGATCCGGTGACTGCTTATGATATCGAATTTTCGCATAATCTTTTGTTGGAGCAAGGACTTAAATCCTACGCTGATTATGTGCGCCGGCAAATCCCCAAGGTCGAGGTGATCGACGATCATACGATCAAATTTTACTTCACCGAAGGTATCTCGCGTCGCAGCCTGATCGAGCAGGTAGGCGGCGTGCCTGCTTGGTCGAAGAAGTGGTACGAGGAATCAGGTGCGCGGCTGGATGAAAGCCGGTTGAACATTTCACCCGGTTCGGGCGCGTACATGGTCGAGACTGTGGATGTGAACCGCCGCATCGTATACCAGCGGAACCCTGACTACTGGGGTAACGATCTGCCGTTTAACGTAGGGCGTAACAACTTCGACCGCATCCGTGTCGAATATTTCGGTGACGAAAACTCTGCGTTCGAGGCATTTAAATCAGGCGAGTATACCTTCCGTAACGAAGGAAACTCCAAGCAGTGGGCAACTGCATACAACTTTCCCAAGGTCGCTGATGGCTTCGTAGTAAAAGAAGAAATTCCGGACGGCTCGCCGCCTACACCAACTGGCATCGTGTTCAACCTTGGCCGGGAAGTGTTGCAGGACAAACGGGTGCGGGAGGCTGTCGCGCTCGCATTTAACTTTGAATGGACCAACGAGTCGTTGCAATATGGCCTGTTCAAACAGCGGGCGTCCTTTACGCAGGGTACGCCCCTGATGGCGATGGACGCTCCCACCGGCGCCGAGTTTGAACTCCTGCAAAGTCTTGGTGATGTGGTGCCGCCAGCTGTGTTGACCGAAGGCGTGCGCATGCCGCACATCTCTGCCGCTGATCGTCTGCTGGATCGCCGCAACGCGCGGGCCGCTTTCAAGCTCCTCGATGAGGCAGGCTGGGCTGTGGGAACTGACGGAAAGCGGCGTAATAAAGCGGATGAACCTCTCCGCCTGTCGTTCTTGCTGGATTCCTCCGGCTCTGCCACCTTGTCGGCTGTCGTGGAAAATTTCATTTCCAATCTTCAGGATTTCGGCATCGAAGCGGTGCTCGAAAAGGTAGACAGTTCCCAGTATACCTCCCGGAAGCGGGAAATGGATTATGATCTGATTTATGATCAGTACGCCGCTTTCCTTGGCACAGGTACAGGCCTAGCACAGCGGTATGGATCAGAGGCAGCGACTGAGGGGTTGTTCAATCCTGCTGCACTGGCAAGTCCGATGGTCGATGCCATCATTGACGCCTCTTTGGCCGCACAAACGCGGGAACAGGAACAGGCCGCGATGACCGCGCTGGACCGTGCTTTGCGCTATGAGTTTATTATGATCCCTGCGTGGTACAACGGCGTTCACTGGACGGCCTATTACGATCAATACGGACATCCGGCAGATCAACCTGCCTATGCACTGGGCTATCTTGATTTCTGGTGGTACGACGCGGAGAAAGCGGAAAAACTGCGCAGTGCTGGCGCGTTGAGGTAA
- a CDS encoding c-type cytochrome, translated as MDSTTFTKIAAGVLGAWLVLLLGKWAGDEMYHASLHGEASYVIEVAGDEPAEPVEEVPFEELLASASVDDGSKVFRKCTACHKVEQGANATGPYLYGVVGRDIDAAEGFQYSGALEQSADVWTPENLYAFLEKPSSWAPGTSMGFAGLNSSQERVDVIAYLDSLDD; from the coding sequence ATGGATTCAACGACATTCACAAAAATCGCCGCAGGTGTACTGGGCGCATGGCTGGTGCTTTTGCTTGGCAAATGGGCCGGTGATGAAATGTATCACGCCTCCCTTCACGGTGAAGCGTCCTATGTGATCGAGGTCGCGGGCGACGAGCCTGCCGAACCGGTAGAAGAAGTTCCGTTTGAGGAGCTGTTGGCGTCCGCCTCTGTGGATGACGGCTCAAAAGTATTCCGCAAGTGTACAGCGTGCCACAAGGTAGAGCAGGGTGCCAATGCAACCGGTCCATACCTTTACGGCGTTGTTGGACGCGACATTGATGCGGCAGAAGGGTTCCAGTATTCCGGCGCACTAGAGCAGTCCGCTGACGTCTGGACACCGGAAAACCTATATGCCTTCCTGGAAAAGCCAAGTTCATGGGCGCCAGGTACGTCGATGGGTTTCGCCGGCCTGAACTCTTCGCAGGAACGTGTAGACGTGATTGCGTATCTCGACAGTCTCGACGACTAA
- a CDS encoding prephenate dehydratase, with the protein MTAQQQPRIAFQGALGAYSHEACLQARPDGIPVPCTTFEGVLRAVREGRADLAMLPVENTTYGRVADIHRLLPESGMHIIEEAFVRVRIALMGRPGVPLDQIKHVRAHLVLLPQARSYLEARGITSEPAADSAGAAEDLAAGGPTHEGVLASAVAAEIHGLDVLADGIEDMAHNTTRFLLMAPDIDLSRRGARMMTTFVFEVRNIPAALYKAMGGFATNSINMTKLESYMVGGSFTATRFYADIEGHPDDAPVKRALEELGYFTNMLDILGVYPAHPGRWAIEA; encoded by the coding sequence ATGACCGCACAACAGCAGCCGCGCATCGCTTTTCAGGGGGCATTGGGGGCCTACAGCCATGAGGCCTGCCTGCAAGCCCGCCCCGACGGCATACCCGTGCCTTGCACCACATTTGAGGGTGTTCTGCGCGCGGTGCGCGAGGGGCGCGCCGACCTCGCGATGCTTCCGGTCGAGAATACAACATATGGCCGCGTGGCCGACATTCACCGCCTGCTCCCCGAGAGCGGGATGCATATCATCGAAGAAGCATTCGTACGTGTGCGCATTGCTCTGATGGGAAGACCCGGCGTCCCGCTGGATCAGATAAAACACGTGCGCGCCCATCTGGTGCTGCTGCCGCAGGCGCGCAGCTATCTCGAGGCACGCGGGATCACGTCCGAACCAGCCGCAGACAGTGCCGGTGCCGCCGAAGATCTCGCCGCGGGAGGCCCTACACATGAGGGGGTTCTGGCCAGCGCTGTCGCTGCCGAAATTCATGGCCTCGATGTGCTGGCCGACGGCATTGAGGACATGGCGCACAACACCACCCGCTTTCTGCTGATGGCGCCCGACATTGACCTATCGCGGCGCGGCGCCCGGATGATGACGACATTTGTCTTCGAGGTCCGCAACATCCCTGCTGCCCTATACAAGGCGATGGGAGGATTTGCGACCAACAGCATCAACATGACAAAGCTGGAAAGCTACATGGTAGGCGGATCGTTTACCGCGACGCGGTTTTACGCTGATATCGAGGGCCATCCCGATGACGCGCCAGTAAAACGCGCTCTTGAGGAGCTTGGGTATTTCACCAACATGCTGGACATTCTGGGCGTTTATCCCGCCCATCCAGGTCGCTGGGCCATCGAGGCATAA
- a CDS encoding SRPBCC family protein codes for MKFSTKEDIEAPIADVFEMLCDFETFERSAMRRGADVQRTDTKSQPGVGMGWRGAFNLRGKRRQVDIELITFDKPNEMVFECRSTGLVTMISTELVALSKNRTRIMMSLDIKPLNLSARLLVQSLKLAKTSLTKKFKLRTAEFVKSLEERHQRG; via the coding sequence ATGAAATTCTCGACAAAGGAAGATATCGAAGCGCCGATTGCTGATGTGTTTGAAATGTTATGCGATTTCGAGACGTTCGAGAGGTCTGCGATGCGGCGCGGGGCAGATGTCCAGCGCACGGACACGAAATCCCAACCCGGAGTTGGCATGGGCTGGCGCGGTGCATTCAACCTGCGCGGCAAGCGTCGGCAGGTCGATATCGAGTTGATCACGTTCGACAAACCCAACGAGATGGTTTTCGAATGCCGTTCAACGGGTCTGGTGACGATGATCTCGACCGAACTGGTTGCCCTGTCCAAGAACCGTACGAGGATCATGATGTCGCTCGACATCAAACCGCTGAACCTTTCCGCGCGGTTGCTGGTTCAATCGCTTAAGCTGGCGAAAACATCACTGACCAAGAAATTCAAGCTGCGCACGGCTGAGTTCGTCAAGTCGCTGGAAGAGCGTCACCAGCGTGGGTGA
- the nudC gene encoding NAD(+) diphosphatase: protein MKNAEHVTFGGSGLDRAGELRADPQGLRDAAADPAARAIVFWRGKPLISAERPAGLIRLALDHAVLADADVAPVLLGREDGVPVFAVDLSAWTPSDLDESSLGGFMDPTEQRHPGLPEWMVFAELRRVMTWFGPRDAELAAAGKAVFSWHDTHRFCAKCGAASEPTNGGWQRKCVSCGASHFPRTDPVVIMLITHGNSVLVGRSPGWPQGMYSLLAGFVEPGETLEAAVRREVFEEAGVRVGEVGYLASQPWPFPASLMFGCWGHATSKDITIDPVEIEDARWITREEMMTITQGHHPEIMPARKGAIAHFLIDRWLSDTLD from the coding sequence ATGAAGAATGCAGAGCATGTGACGTTTGGTGGCTCGGGCCTTGACCGTGCAGGAGAGCTGCGCGCCGATCCGCAAGGGTTGCGCGATGCTGCGGCTGATCCTGCTGCGCGGGCGATTGTGTTCTGGCGGGGCAAGCCGCTGATTTCGGCGGAGCGGCCCGCGGGCCTGATAAGGCTTGCTTTGGATCATGCCGTGCTGGCCGATGCGGATGTTGCGCCTGTTTTGTTAGGCCGTGAAGATGGCGTGCCGGTTTTTGCCGTGGATTTGTCGGCTTGGACGCCGTCCGATCTGGACGAGAGCAGCCTTGGCGGCTTTATGGATCCTACCGAACAGCGGCATCCCGGTCTCCCCGAGTGGATGGTCTTTGCCGAGTTGCGGCGTGTAATGACATGGTTTGGCCCGCGTGACGCGGAGTTGGCGGCGGCAGGTAAGGCTGTATTTAGCTGGCATGATACGCACCGGTTTTGTGCAAAATGCGGTGCAGCGTCAGAGCCTACCAATGGCGGCTGGCAGCGGAAATGTGTTTCATGTGGCGCTTCGCATTTCCCCCGCACGGATCCTGTTGTGATCATGCTCATCACACACGGAAACTCGGTTCTGGTCGGGCGCTCCCCTGGTTGGCCGCAGGGGATGTACTCTCTGCTGGCAGGATTTGTCGAGCCGGGCGAGACCCTTGAGGCGGCGGTGCGGCGTGAGGTTTTCGAAGAAGCGGGCGTGCGCGTGGGTGAAGTCGGATATCTGGCGAGCCAGCCATGGCCTTTCCCCGCGTCATTGATGTTTGGCTGTTGGGGGCATGCGACCAGCAAAGATATTACAATCGATCCGGTCGAGATCGAGGATGCGCGCTGGATCACCCGTGAAGAGATGATGACCATAACTCAAGGGCACCACCCCGAAATTATGCCCGCACGTAAGGGAGCAATAGCGCATTTTCTCATTGATCGTTGGCTTAGTGATACGCTGGACTAG
- a CDS encoding 5'-nucleotidase C-terminal domain-containing protein: MSAVVDPNIQNPPQTCAQIRLLATTDLHGHLLAYDYIKDQPTQGGGLAGLSSLISDARSEATAAGIPVVLVDNGDTFQGTPLASYLGTQDVSADHPIVAALNFLAYNALGLGNHDLDHGLPYLRAVAGALDMPIINSNLRNLDISPLESSLLLPIDLGSDAPASLTLGILSVLPVQSGPWQRHHLGPQTTLEVPETAIRTAAAAVRAAGADLVIVLGHMGVGRSDGSNSDLMASHALARTGQIDAMILGHTHRRLPSNDYAIRDGVDIRISTVGDIPTLMAGHAGSDLGVMDLSLAYDAVTGWRVCGHKCTLRPNGPDVPSCPNVTAFAQSAHSTVRRHLSQQVAKTSIDIHSYFSLVSPSPTQHIIARAQQLQVSTALKDTAFAHLPVLSSAAAHGAGGRDGPENYIHIPRGPVLQRHIAGLDPFTNQTVGVLITGTDVRNWLEHSALLFAQQHADTTPHMLINDDVPAFHFDTIFGLTYRINLSAPAQQRISHLEYNGRSVIPDEEFILATSQFRATGGGGYTATPRARIVCRVATSLDQSIIQILNTPDTILSEYIPSLSADCWRFAPLGGREATILTHPDALGSIQDIAHLKPKRLGDTAEGFILLSITL; the protein is encoded by the coding sequence ATGAGCGCCGTGGTCGATCCAAACATACAAAACCCACCGCAGACCTGTGCGCAGATCAGGCTATTGGCGACGACGGATTTGCACGGTCATTTGCTCGCCTATGACTACATCAAGGACCAGCCGACACAAGGCGGGGGATTGGCGGGTTTATCTAGTCTGATCTCGGATGCACGATCCGAGGCAACAGCAGCAGGAATTCCTGTCGTCCTCGTCGACAATGGCGATACGTTTCAGGGCACCCCGCTGGCCAGCTATCTGGGAACGCAGGATGTCAGCGCAGATCACCCGATCGTAGCCGCACTCAACTTTCTTGCCTATAACGCGCTTGGCCTTGGAAATCACGATCTCGACCATGGATTACCCTACCTCAGGGCCGTGGCGGGCGCGCTTGACATGCCCATCATAAATTCCAACCTGCGCAATCTTGATATTTCCCCGTTGGAAAGCAGTCTGCTGCTACCCATCGACCTCGGCAGCGACGCCCCAGCCTCGCTCACCCTTGGAATTCTTTCGGTACTTCCCGTGCAAAGCGGGCCGTGGCAACGCCATCATTTGGGACCACAAACCACTCTCGAAGTTCCTGAAACCGCCATCCGGACGGCAGCAGCTGCGGTGCGCGCGGCAGGGGCCGATTTGGTTATTGTACTGGGCCACATGGGCGTAGGGCGGTCGGACGGCAGCAACAGTGATCTAATGGCGTCCCACGCGCTCGCCCGCACCGGCCAGATCGACGCTATGATCCTCGGCCATACGCACCGCCGGTTACCGTCAAACGATTATGCCATCCGCGATGGTGTCGATATCCGCATCAGCACAGTTGGCGATATTCCGACCCTGATGGCCGGACATGCAGGATCCGATCTGGGGGTGATGGATCTATCACTCGCCTATGATGCTGTAACAGGCTGGCGCGTCTGTGGGCACAAATGCACCTTGCGCCCCAACGGCCCAGACGTTCCATCCTGCCCCAACGTCACCGCCTTTGCCCAATCGGCGCATAGCACCGTGCGCCGCCATCTGTCCCAACAAGTTGCTAAAACGTCTATCGACATTCATAGCTATTTTTCCCTTGTCAGCCCCTCACCCACTCAACACATCATCGCACGCGCGCAGCAACTTCAGGTGAGTACCGCCTTGAAGGATACCGCTTTTGCACATCTCCCCGTACTCAGCAGTGCAGCCGCCCATGGCGCTGGCGGTCGCGACGGACCTGAAAATTATATTCACATTCCACGAGGCCCCGTTTTGCAGCGCCATATTGCCGGCCTCGACCCCTTCACCAACCAGACTGTGGGTGTGTTAATCACCGGCACCGATGTGCGCAATTGGCTCGAACACTCCGCGCTCCTTTTTGCACAGCAACACGCCGATACAACGCCGCACATGCTCATCAACGATGACGTTCCCGCATTTCATTTCGATACCATCTTCGGGCTCACTTACCGCATCAACCTGTCAGCCCCTGCGCAGCAGCGGATCTCACACCTCGAATATAACGGCAGGTCTGTAATCCCTGATGAGGAATTCATCCTTGCCACCAGCCAGTTTCGCGCGACAGGCGGCGGGGGTTATACCGCGACACCGCGCGCACGGATTGTCTGCCGTGTCGCGACCTCTCTTGATCAAAGCATTATCCAGATACTCAATACGCCGGACACAATACTATCCGAATACATTCCTTCGCTTTCTGCTGACTGCTGGCGATTCGCACCTTTGGGCGGAAGAGAGGCGACCATTCTGACGCACCCAGACGCACTGGGGTCTATTCAAGACATCGCCCACCTCAAACCAAAACGACTTGGCGACACTGCAGAGGGGTTTATCCTGCTTTCAATAACGCTCTAG
- the ypfJ gene encoding KPN_02809 family neutral zinc metallopeptidase: MRLKGIKRSSNVERRSSGQRSVGGKSSLGVAGVLAVLAIGYFTGIDVSPLLQGGSVQQESGNAVRSDDPSVVFSEQVLTTTEAVWTQVFRDQLGREYVPPKLVIFSGVTQSPCGGASGATGPFYCPADSKAYLDTDFFRALDQQMGAGGDFAAAYVIAHEVAHHVQNELGILPKVNAARQRGTEVEANALTVRLELMADCLSGVWARNVQGLMERGDLQEALNAARKIGDDHLQKQAGRVPQPHTFTHGTSDQRARWFGIGFDGGQVGECDTFAATRL; encoded by the coding sequence ATGCGGCTCAAGGGAATCAAGCGCAGTAGCAACGTTGAGCGGCGGAGCAGCGGGCAGCGGAGTGTCGGCGGGAAAAGCAGCCTTGGCGTGGCGGGTGTTCTGGCGGTTTTGGCGATCGGGTACTTCACCGGAATAGATGTATCACCATTGTTGCAAGGTGGGAGTGTGCAACAAGAGAGCGGCAACGCTGTGCGCAGTGATGACCCATCCGTTGTCTTTAGTGAGCAGGTTCTCACGACCACCGAAGCTGTCTGGACGCAGGTTTTCCGCGACCAACTGGGGCGTGAGTACGTGCCACCAAAATTGGTGATCTTCAGCGGTGTAACACAAAGTCCGTGCGGCGGCGCCAGTGGTGCAACCGGTCCTTTTTACTGCCCTGCAGACAGTAAGGCATATCTTGATACGGATTTTTTCCGTGCACTGGATCAGCAAATGGGTGCAGGCGGTGATTTTGCGGCGGCCTATGTGATTGCGCATGAAGTCGCACATCATGTTCAGAACGAGCTGGGGATATTGCCCAAGGTTAACGCGGCACGGCAGCGGGGCACCGAGGTTGAGGCAAATGCACTTACTGTGCGGCTGGAGCTTATGGCGGACTGTTTGTCGGGGGTTTGGGCACGCAATGTTCAGGGATTGATGGAGCGCGGTGATCTGCAAGAAGCGCTGAATGCTGCGCGTAAAATCGGTGACGACCATCTTCAAAAGCAGGCAGGTCGAGTTCCACAGCCTCACACATTTACCCACGGCACATCCGATCAGCGCGCACGTTGGTTCGGTATAGGGTTCGATGGTGGTCAGGTAGGGGAGTGCGATACGTTTGCGGCGACACGGCTGTAG
- a CDS encoding DUF202 domain-containing protein — translation MSHNNDLAEDRTNWAEDRTILANERTFAGWMRTGMASLAVAIGLKAVFGEFDPTWAAKSVATIFVIAAIYIFWAAHDTATKTLERLEDHHANAQSNARMKVLALVFSGASFAVGVILWML, via the coding sequence ATGTCACATAATAACGATCTTGCCGAAGACCGCACAAACTGGGCCGAAGACAGAACAATTCTGGCGAACGAACGTACCTTTGCAGGCTGGATGCGCACAGGCATGGCATCGCTTGCCGTAGCGATTGGCCTGAAGGCCGTATTTGGCGAGTTTGACCCAACATGGGCCGCGAAATCCGTTGCTACTATATTCGTTATCGCTGCTATCTACATTTTCTGGGCCGCCCATGATACCGCCACCAAAACACTCGAGCGGCTGGAGGACCATCATGCCAACGCCCAGTCTAATGCCCGCATGAAGGTCCTGGCGCTTGTCTTTAGTGGGGCATCATTTGCAGTCGGAGTAATCCTGTGGATGCTATGA
- a CDS encoding DNA polymerase III subunit gamma/tau yields MTDTAAYRVLARKYRPETFADLVGQEAMVRTLKNAFQADRIAQAFIMTGIRGTGKTTTARIIAKGMNCIGTDGTGKPTTEPCGACEHCTAIMEGRHVDVMEMDAASNTGVANIREIIDSVHYRAASARYKVYIIDEVHMLSTGAFNALLKTLEEPPEHVKFIFATTEIRKVPVTVLSRCQRFDLRRIEPEVMITLLQKIAGAEGAEIADDALALITRAAEGSARDATSLLDQAISHGAGETTALQVRAMLGLADRARVLDLLEMILRGDAAGALTEIGAQYAEGADPMAVLRDLAEITHWISVVKITPDAAEDPTISPEERDRGRQMADALPIRVLTRLWQMLLKALEEVASAPNAMMAAEMAIIRLTHVADLPSPEELVRSLQNNPAPTGSNPRPTAAAPQGGGTQAISHSQTRMVGQPNIAGQNTALARAPDGALAHYPTFEHVLELIRHNRDVKLLVEVETSLQLAAYRPGRIEFVPTDNAPGDLAQRLGNKLQLWTGSRWAVTLVNSGGAPTIASLRDAKDNALRADAAAHPMMLAVLAQFPQAKITAIRTPQDIAAAAVTEALPEVEDEWDPFEDS; encoded by the coding sequence ATGACAGACACTGCCGCCTACCGCGTGCTTGCCCGGAAATACCGTCCGGAAACCTTCGCCGATCTGGTCGGACAGGAGGCGATGGTCCGCACGTTAAAAAACGCGTTTCAGGCGGACCGCATCGCGCAGGCGTTCATCATGACAGGTATTCGCGGGACTGGCAAAACTACAACCGCGCGCATCATTGCAAAAGGCATGAACTGCATCGGGACCGATGGGACAGGCAAACCCACAACCGAACCTTGCGGCGCGTGCGAGCATTGCACTGCAATCATGGAAGGCCGTCATGTCGACGTGATGGAAATGGATGCTGCCTCTAACACGGGCGTTGCAAACATCCGTGAAATCATCGATTCGGTTCACTATCGCGCGGCTTCTGCCCGTTACAAAGTCTATATTATCGACGAAGTGCACATGCTCTCGACCGGAGCGTTCAACGCGCTGCTTAAAACGCTTGAAGAGCCGCCGGAGCACGTCAAATTTATCTTCGCCACGACAGAAATACGCAAAGTTCCCGTTACCGTCCTGTCGCGCTGCCAGCGCTTTGATCTTCGCAGGATTGAGCCCGAAGTAATGATTACCTTGTTGCAAAAGATTGCTGGCGCAGAAGGTGCAGAAATTGCGGATGACGCACTTGCCCTGATCACACGCGCAGCCGAGGGGTCCGCCCGCGATGCAACCTCCCTTCTGGATCAGGCGATCAGCCATGGCGCGGGCGAGACAACAGCCCTTCAGGTGCGTGCCATGCTGGGTCTTGCCGACCGTGCCCGCGTGCTGGACCTGCTGGAAATGATCTTGCGCGGTGATGCAGCAGGTGCGCTGACCGAGATTGGCGCGCAATATGCCGAAGGGGCTGATCCTATGGCCGTCCTGCGCGATCTGGCCGAAATCACCCACTGGATAAGCGTGGTGAAAATTACGCCCGACGCTGCAGAAGATCCGACGATATCGCCCGAAGAGCGTGACCGTGGCCGGCAGATGGCCGATGCCCTTCCTATCCGCGTGCTGACCCGTCTTTGGCAAATGTTACTCAAGGCGCTTGAGGAAGTTGCCAGCGCGCCTAATGCTATGATGGCAGCGGAAATGGCCATCATCCGTCTGACGCATGTGGCCGATCTCCCCTCACCGGAAGAGTTGGTGCGCAGCTTGCAAAACAACCCCGCACCCACCGGCAGCAATCCGCGCCCCACAGCTGCGGCACCACAAGGCGGAGGGACCCAAGCAATTAGCCACAGTCAGACCAGAATGGTTGGCCAACCCAACATCGCTGGCCAAAACACCGCGCTGGCCCGCGCGCCTGACGGTGCTCTTGCGCATTACCCCACATTCGAACATGTTCTCGAACTCATCCGCCACAATCGGGACGTCAAACTGTTGGTCGAGGTCGAAACCTCTTTGCAACTCGCAGCATATCGCCCAGGCAGGATCGAATTTGTCCCCACCGATAACGCCCCCGGCGATCTTGCACAGCGTTTGGGCAACAAACTGCAGCTCTGGACCGGCAGCCGTTGGGCAGTCACATTGGTAAATTCCGGCGGCGCCCCGACGATCGCCTCGCTGCGCGACGCAAAAGATAACGCATTGCGCGCTGATGCGGCGGCCCATCCGATGATGCTGGCAGTGCTTGCGCAGTTTCCGCAGGCAAAAATTACCGCAATCCGTACGCCTCAGGACATCGCCGCAGCCGCCGTGACCGAAGCACTTCCTGAGGTTGAGGATGAATGGGACCCCTTCGAGGATAGCTAG
- a CDS encoding YbaB/EbfC family nucleoid-associated protein: MFKGLGGLGDMAGMMKKAQEMQGKMAEMQEEMHNIMVTGESGAGLVKAVCTAKGELKSLDIDPSIFNGDDKEVVEDLILAAIKDAQGKASERAAEEMGKLTEGMGLPAGMKLPF; this comes from the coding sequence ATGTTCAAAGGATTAGGCGGGCTCGGCGATATGGCCGGGATGATGAAAAAAGCTCAGGAAATGCAGGGCAAAATGGCCGAGATGCAGGAAGAAATGCACAATATCATGGTCACCGGCGAATCTGGTGCGGGCCTTGTAAAAGCAGTCTGTACTGCCAAAGGCGAGCTAAAGAGCCTCGACATTGATCCGTCGATCTTCAATGGCGATGACAAGGAAGTCGTCGAGGATCTTATCCTTGCCGCGATCAAGGACGCACAGGGCAAAGCGTCCGAACGTGCTGCCGAGGAGATGGGCAAGCTGACCGAGGGTATGGGCCTTCCCGCTGGTATGAAGCTGCCGTTCTGA
- the recR gene encoding recombination mediator RecR, translating to MSSTRDIDALIELMAKLPGLGPRSARRAVLHLIRKRALLLSPLADVMQTVAATARECLNCGNVGTADICDICDNNKRANGELCVVEDVADLWAMERSGVFKGRYHVLGGTLSALDAIGPQELRIPRLIDRVQSEEISEVILALNATIDGQTTAHYIADQLEGRVRLTSLAQGVPIGGELDYLDDGTISAAMRARKDI from the coding sequence ATGAGTTCCACCCGCGACATCGACGCGCTAATTGAGTTGATGGCAAAACTCCCCGGCTTGGGGCCGCGCTCTGCGCGCCGAGCCGTGCTGCACCTTATTCGCAAGCGCGCGCTGCTGCTCTCGCCGCTTGCGGATGTAATGCAAACCGTCGCTGCGACAGCACGCGAATGCCTGAATTGCGGCAATGTCGGCACAGCCGATATTTGCGATATCTGTGACAATAACAAACGCGCCAACGGTGAGTTATGTGTGGTCGAGGATGTAGCAGACCTTTGGGCGATGGAACGTTCGGGTGTGTTCAAAGGGCGATATCACGTTCTTGGAGGCACTTTATCGGCCCTCGACGCCATTGGTCCGCAGGAGTTGCGCATTCCCCGCCTCATAGACCGCGTGCAAAGCGAGGAAATTTCGGAGGTTATCCTAGCGCTCAATGCCACAATAGACGGACAGACCACCGCCCATTACATCGCGGATCAGCTTGAAGGTAGGGTGCGCCTGACGTCATTGGCACAGGGTGTCCCTATCGGTGGTGAGTTGGACTATCTCGATGATGGTACA